From the genome of Papaver somniferum cultivar HN1 chromosome 2, ASM357369v1, whole genome shotgun sequence, one region includes:
- the LOC113349480 gene encoding venom phosphodiesterase 2-like, producing MASSSLPISPSPTPDPSQALLSHSKIESSLKHPNQKPTTTLIFISLLLITCIALSSSIAFAFLFFSSASSSHPTALKTPIQLTTRPLQKLKKPVIILISSDGFRFGYQYKTDTPNIHRLINNGTEAEMGLIPVFPTLTFPNHYSIVTGLYPESHGVINNRFTDPISGEGFTMQSKEPKWWLGEPIWETIVNQGGIAATYFWPGSEVNKGSWNCDTKYCKHYNSSVPFEDRVDSVLEYFDFPSDEIPSLMTLYFEDPDHQGHLVGPDDPEITKAVAHIDSLIGRLIKGLEKRGVFEDVSVIMLGDHGMVGTCDQKLVFLDDLAKWVKVPKEWVQSYTPVLAISPPEGVSHSDVVAKMNEGLASGKVKNGMNLKVFLKEDLPKRLHYASSYRIPPIIGLVGEGYKVEQTNVKRQECGGAHGYDNAFFSMRTIFIGHGPQFARGCKVPSFENVQIYNLLTSILKIKGAPNNGTSSFVDSILLNESR from the coding sequence atGGCATCTTCATCACTCCCAATCTCACCATCCCCTACACCAGACCCATCTCAAGCTCTGCTCTCACACAGCAAAATTGAATCTTCCCTTAAACATCCAAATCAAAAACCCACAACAACCCTCATCTTCATTTCACTTCTCCTCATCACTTGCATTGCTCTTTCTTCATCAATCGCATTTGCATTCCTTTTCTTCTCCTCCGCATCATCTTCACATCCCACTGCTCTCAAAACCCCAATTCAACTCACAACCCGTCCATTACAGAAACTCAAGAAACCAGTTATAATCTTAATTTCTTCAGATGGGTTTCGATTTGGTTACCAATACAAAACAGATACACCAAACATTCATCGATTAATCAATAATGGGACTGAAGCAGAAATGGGTTTAATCCCTGtttttccaacacttactttccCTAATCATTACTCAATTGTCACCGGTCTTTACCCTGAATCACATGGGGTTATCAATAATCGATTTACTGATCCAATTTCCGGTGAGGGTTTTACAATGCAGAGTAAAGAACCAAAATGGTGGCTTGGAGAACCAATTTGGGAGACGATTGTGAATCAAGGGGGGATTGCTGCAACTTATTTCTGGCCTGGGTCTGAGGTAAATAAAGGTTCTTGGAATTGTGATACTAAATATTGTAAGCATTATAATAGTTCTGTTCCTTTTGAAGATAGGGTTGATTCTGTGTTAGAGTATTTTGACTTTCCTAGTGATGAAATCCCTTCATTGATGACACTTTATTTTGAAGACCCAGATCATCAAGGTCATCTAGTTGGACCTGATGATCCTGAGATTACGAAAGCCGTAGCTCATATTGATAGTTTGATTGGTAGGTTGATTAAAGGGTTAGAGAAAAGAGGGGTTTTCGAAGATGTTAGTGTGATTATGTTAGGTGACCATGGTATGGTTGGTACTTGTGATCAGAAACTAGTGTTTCTTGATGATTTGGCCAAGTGGGTGAAGGTGCCGAAAGAATGGGTCCAATCGTATACTCCGGTGTTAGCAATTAGTCCTCCGGAGGGTGTTTCTCATTCGGATGTTGTGGCGAAAATGAATGAAGGTTTGGCGTCGGGTAAGGTTAAGAATGGGATGAATTTGAAGGTTTTTCTCAAGGAGGATTTGCCGAAACGGTTGCATTATGCTTCGAGTTATCGAATTCCACCTATTATTGGATTGGTTGGAGAAGGGTATAAGGTAGAACAGACGAATGTGAAGAGGCAAGAATGTGGTGGCGCTCATGGTTATGATAATGCTTTCTTCTCCATGAGGACTATATTTATAGGTCATGGCCCTCAGTTTGCTAGGGGTTGCAAAGTTCCGTCATTTGAGAATGTTCAGATTTATAACTTGCTAACTTCAATTCTTAAGATAAAAGGAGCTCCAAATAATGGTACTTCATCGTTTGTGGATTCCATTCTTTTGAATGAATCCCGGTGA